In Ostrinia nubilalis chromosome 26, ilOstNubi1.1, whole genome shotgun sequence, one genomic interval encodes:
- the LOC135084479 gene encoding uncharacterized protein LOC135084479, which translates to MAPYLDLSTEQLNVFLNFAASNPHLAFGRVNSNSDDQFESEFKWKELMRDINCLNPSTQRARGVKEYKAYWTKLKSKLSVKMNRARRQLNMSKKPAKLALHDYEIRMFNMMPKNAKDKFLVIEAIEDKNTSKNKIIIKQEPTVPFPHEDINKKVETVLEGLEIIADSIQNVARLQVELTKGQIIMAKGLNNMAEVFKKIKQNYSELYNNNHNQN; encoded by the exons ATGGCGCCATACCTCGATCTATCCACTGAGCAACTGAATGTTTTTCTAAACTTCGCTGCATCGAACCCTCACCTGGCTTTTGGGCGAGTCAACTCGAACTCTGACGATCAGTTCGAGAGCGAATTTAAATGGAAAGAGCTGATGCGAGACATCAACTGCTTGAACCCAAGTACGCAAAGGGCTCGCGGCGTAAAGGAATACAAAGCG TACTGGACAAAGTTGAAAAGTAAACTTTCCGTTAAGATGAACCGAGCTCGCCGACAGCTGAACATGTCTAAAAAGCCGGCCAAGCTGGCCTTGCATGACTACGAGATACGAATGTTCAATATGATGCCTAAAAACGCTAAAGATAAATTTCTTGTGATTGAAGCCATTGAGGATAAAAATACTAGCAAGA ACAAGATTATAATAAAACAAGAACCGACCGTACCTTTTCCACATGAagacataaataaaaaagtggAAACGGTTCTCGAAGGACTTGAAATAATTGCGGATTCCATACAAAATGTGGCTCGGTTGCAAGTCGAGCTTACTAAAGGGCAGATCATAATGGCAAAGGGTTTGAACAACATGGCGGAGGTATTCAAGAAGATCAAGCAAAACTACAGTgaactttacaataataatcataatcagaACTAA